TCTCTTTATCAAGCGTAACCGTTTGATCTGAACCATACACAGGAATGTTATTATGCTTCTCAACTAACTTCACATGTGTTGTACCAGACTCAGCATCTTTTTCTTCACCAACGATATTGAAATGCTTATCAATATTTCCTGCTAGTTTAAACATATCCTTCTTGCTCTCTAAATATTGAAATACTGTCTCTTTTTTATCTAGACCTTCTGGCGCTTTCCATTCTTCACCTATGTAAGCTGGTGTTTTGAACTCTTGGTGATACTGGATTTTTTGCTCTTCTGCTTTCGTCGTAGTTGCTCCAAATGCCCCAAACCCACTTGCGATAACAGTTAACGCTAATGCTGATGAAATTACTTGCTTTTTCAATCTAACACTCCCCATTCCCCTAAGAATTTTTGACACACTTATTACAATTCTAAATACTTATTCGTATACCTGTTTTTAAACATTGAGAAAGTTTTTTCTGATAATTCAACTCACCAAAAAGAGGACATCGTTTTTCGATGTCCTCTTTCCTATAACTTTTCATTCCGCTATTTATATACTGAACAACCCACTGATTAAAACTTCACTTTATTGCATTTTCATTTCAATTGCTAAATAGTGAGATTTTTCTTTCGCTTGAATGCGAATATCTGCTTCTACAGCCTCCGCTGCATCACGCATTACGAGTGTTTCACCGTTTACAACGCTACTACCTTCAATTTGTACAAGGTATAATTGGCGTCCTTCTTGAACAGGGAAATGAATCTCTTTACCAGCCTCTAATGATAAAGAATATAAATTTGCATCTTGGTGAATATGAATTGGTGCATCTCCATCAGAAGGAGATACCATATGGAACCACTCATTTTCACGTTTGCTCCAATCAAATTTAAACTCACCATAGTTCGGTTTATGACCATCGCGGTCTGGTAAAATCCAAATTTGCAATAAACGTAATGTTTCACTTCCTAAGTTATGCTCACTGTGAAATACACCAGTACCTGCACTCATATATTGAACATGCCCACGCTCAATTGTCCCGCGGTTCCCCATACTATCTTCATGTGTTAATTCACCATCTATAACGTAAGAGATAATCTCCATATCACGATGCGGATGCATATCAAAACCTGTTTGTGCCGCTATTAAATCATCATTCATAACACGTACTGCTCCAAAATTCATGTTGTTTGGATTATAATAATTTGCAAAAGAAAAATGAAAATGTGTATTTAACCAACCGTGATTTGCTCTTCCCATATTTTTATGATCAACTTTTCTAAACATACCCTTCACCTCATATTATCTCGAAATCGAGATATTTATTTTTAATTTTATTACTGCAACTTCTTCAGTAATTCTAATAATTGTTTTTGTTCTTCTCTATTTAACTTATCAAATTGCTCTGCTTGAAATGTTTCTTGCGGCGGGACTATTTCTTCATATAGAACCTTTCCCTTTTCTGTTAATGAAATATATTTCGTCGTACCTTCTTGTTCACGCTGAATCCAATCTAGTTGCTCCATCTTATTTAAAAGCTGAGTAACATTTCCTTTCGTAACAAACAACTTATTTCCAAGTTCTTGCTGCGTTAAACGATCGTGTCCTCCAATTTGAACTAATACATCAAACTGAGCGGCAGATAC
This Bacillus mycoides DNA region includes the following protein-coding sequences:
- a CDS encoding MarR family winged helix-turn-helix transcriptional regulator, translated to MKAEEKLGLLLWFRLSRFYNRSIRETNQHLKKWNVSAAQFDVLVQIGGHDRLTQQELGNKLFVTKGNVTQLLNKMEQLDWIQREQEGTTKYISLTEKGKVLYEEIVPPQETFQAEQFDKLNREEQKQLLELLKKLQ
- a CDS encoding pirin family protein; the encoded protein is MFRKVDHKNMGRANHGWLNTHFHFSFANYYNPNNMNFGAVRVMNDDLIAAQTGFDMHPHRDMEIISYVIDGELTHEDSMGNRGTIERGHVQYMSAGTGVFHSEHNLGSETLRLLQIWILPDRDGHKPNYGEFKFDWSKRENEWFHMVSPSDGDAPIHIHQDANLYSLSLEAGKEIHFPVQEGRQLYLVQIEGSSVVNGETLVMRDAAEAVEADIRIQAKEKSHYLAIEMKMQ